CCTTGTCTACCACCCTTACCTCGTGCGAGCAACTCGGCTCCAAgactctccctctttttAGCCATCCTATCTgtaccttcttcttcctcctcatcttgaCCAAGCTGGGGCAAGTCAAGGTCAACGAGCTGAGCAGGCGCCGAGGTGCTTCGGTTGATCGGTCTGGACGATAATTCTGGCACAAACCTCGGTGCAAACGGTGGCGGCTTTTTGATACTCCTAAACACCGATTTCTCTCCCACAGGCGGCGCGAGTCCATCTCCCAAACGCTGCTGGTGTGGCgttgctcctcttctctttgactGATGGAAGTGTGCCCTGATGGGTGAGACTGAATCGTACCCTTCTTTGACCCTGTTGTCTACATTGAGCTGTTCTTGCTCGCCTTCTGCATCTTCGAATTGCGACTGGGAAAGGGCTCGGAGTTCTCTCGGCCTCACCACCTTGGGAGGTTTCTTTCTCACCGACTTTCTCTGACCTCTTGCGTTTCCGCCGAGAGCAATCTTTTCAGCTTCCATCACTTGAGCtgcttcgtcttcttccccaccatcgTCGTCAACACCACCATCCGACTCTACATCCACTGACCCTTTCCCGTCCAACACCTTTTTATTCTGGAGCTTATCCAACGCAAACTGCCTcgcctttctcttttcagCCCCCCACATCTTTTCATCATGCTCCATCCCCCCTAATTCACTCAACAaactctccatctcttcggCATTGCGGAATCCCAAGCTTTCCAGCGCGTCGGCGATATCGATCCCTGCGGCGAGGATGATACTGTACAGCATCTGGAGGTAGAGTCGCAACTCGCGCATGCGCTGCTCGTTATCGCGACGcatcccttttttttcatccaCCGCCGCTTCCATCGCCACGCGTGACCTGTTCAACCTCTGCTCAAGGTCCGCCACCTGGGCCTTTAGCTTTCCGACAAGCCCATCATTCCCAGCTGAGATTTCTTCGTCTAGCTCTTGTTTTTCGATCAACAGTCTCTGGTTCACCACGCGAAGCTCTTTGACTTCCGCCATGGCTTCATCCACCCGATGATGCTCCACCAGCTTGCCGAAGAGGTGTGCGATGGACTTGCCAAACGCATCACGGAATTCATAGTGTAAATCGGGCGATGAGCCCATGACGATGGTCGAGATCAGCTCGTCGAGAAGCTGGAAATAACGTGCCTGCTCATCCCCGTCTGAATCGATGAGCAGGAAATGCCGTAGTATATCGATGAGGTACCGACTGGACTGCGACCCCTTTGTTCTCTCGAGCAGCAGCGGGATAATCTGTTCGGGTGTCTTTAAACTCTTGAGCAACGTCCCGCGCTCTTGATCAACCATGTTTGCCCGATCGTTCCGCTCGTTTTCCTCGTAAATGTCGAGCTGCATGTTGATCTCGGGATCGTGCAGCTGTCTGAGgttttggatgatgatcgGCAGCACGGCGAGGTCGAGTTGGTTTCGGATCGAGGATCGGGTTTTGCGGTCGTTGGACGTGGGGAGGGagacgatgaggaggacCATCGTCCGACAGTACTCGATCACATCCAGCCCCTTGACCTGCGCGTGTGCGCGGACGTTGCTGCCCATCAAGCCCTGGCGGGCGAGTACTTCTGCCAGCTGGGATAACCAGAGATTGAACCTGCCGACTTTGGCTTTCAGATCAGTCACGTTTTCATTCACTTTTTTCTGCATGTGTGCAAAGGCCGAGTAGACGATCTGTAAGCCTGGTTTATCGCCCGTGGCGGGGTCTGTCACTTGGCAGAGGACGGTGAGGATTTGAGCGGCCCATAAGCGGCAGTTTATGTTGGGGCATGtcaagaaggggatgattTTTTCAATCATCAGAGGTTTGGCGAGGGCATCCGCACATCCAATCTATATACATGTTCAGCTACATTTTCTTATATGGCATTGATAGACTCACTCTGTGTTTCCCGATAGATCGACTGAGACAGTGCATCAGACCTTCGTCGATGTCTGTAGGCGGAGGACAACTTCCTTCGGTATATGTCAAGGGCGTGAGACAATTGACCAGAGCTGCTTGACCCTGATGATCCATAAAGTTTTGTATCCAGCTAGCCTGTATCAGTACTACACTTCCTTTTTCATGAAATCGCAACACACCCCCCGCCGTACTCACTCTAATGTCTCTGTCCGCAGACTGATCTCCAACGAGAACAATATCGCCGGCGTCAACGTTCTCGACAAGGCGTGGCTCAGGAAATACTCGACCGATCCCTTCCCGCCTCTGGCCGTCTTTCTCCCCAAGGCCTTTGGCGCCTCGTGATGcttttgctgctgctctctCGACTTCCAGTACTGCTGCACAATCGTCCATTTCGAGTCCATGGGTAGATTCGCAGCTGACCTCGCTGCAGAGTTGGAGCCGAGTGACGATACGGATGCTCTGGATAATGAAGGGTTGGGCGACGACATGTATGAGCGTGAAGGGTCGAGATCGGTCTTTTGGAGGATCTGTTGGTACCAAAACTCGATTTCGTGGTCCGGTGGCCGCGCGTACTCGCCGCTCCTGTTCGGCAAGGGGGAAGGAAGCGGGAGAGAGGTTGTCGACTGGGTCGGCGTGCTTTTCCCGTTCGCGCCGGGGACGGTCTGTGTCTCGAATTTGGGGTACCGGCCCGTGTCGCTCATGGGGTTGTTGGGATCATACGTGCTGTTCACCGAGGACATGCTCCGTATCGACGACGTCTCTGGATTCTTGCCGTACCCGGCGACGTATGGATGCGGCCGCATTCCAAACTCGTGTGACGGTGTGCCCGGTGTCCGCGCAGGGTGGGGCGACGTGAACGCGGAGCTCTTGCTGCTGGTCATGGCTTCGTAAATGGGCGTATGGTGACCGGACTCTGACGTCGCCCGCCAGAGCATCTCCTGGTACTCGTGCGACGGGCTCCGGCCTGTATCCGTCGCATAGCTCGCGTTCGACCGTCGCGACCCTTCGCCGTGCCGTTCCCGCTCGCTGCCCTCTGTCCGCCGGCGCGGTGTGGTCGGCGTGTTGGACGTCGGCGTCCTTGACACCCGTCCCGGCGTGCCGTCGTCTGTCAGCGTCGGATTCGTGGACGGCGCGCTGACCAGCCTGGACGCGTCGCTCCTGCTGCCCGAGGGCCCAGCGACGGGCGGCGGGCCCGAGGCGAGCTGGCTGTACGGGACGGAGGCTGCGAGGCCGGGGCCGGCGTGCGGGGCGGACGATGCAGAGGTCCTGTGTTTCTTGCCAAAGATGGAGGCCATGTCTGCGGCGTGAGCTGGGCGCTGTGGGCTGCGTACTCACTGGCAGAATGGGCCTCTGCGGGGTGGTGGATTGTATGCGATGTGcggtggaaagaggagatggatttTGCAGAGATTTGTTGCGCGCGTTGTCTCCTCCGTGCCGCCATGTCGTTTTACCTCGCCGTCGTCTCCCCCCGCGACTCCCCCCTCTTCGAGCTCGCCTTTGCCTCCGCCAAgccgcccccgccccccgCCGCGGCCCCCCCCGCCTTTCCCTCCTGGGCCGCCttcgccgccgccgccgacCCCCACGAcgccccccccgcccccgccggCCCGCTCATCGAGTCCAGGACCGCGCAGCAGCGGGACAGGGCCCTCTGCCAGATGGTCGCCCACATGAGCCTCGACAGCGTGGAGGAGGTCATCGAGGGCACAGGCGCGCTGTACGTCCGCCCGCCGCCCGCGGCCGCAGCTGACAGCGTGCAGGTATCTGAAGGGCGTCGACCGGCACAACGAGTGGACCGTGTCCGCATTCATACCCACGGGAGGTGAGTCGCAGCCGCCACAGGGCCCTGGCTGACGGGCGCACAGTCAAGTTCATTCTCCTGCACG
This region of Cryptococcus neoformans var. neoformans B-3501A chromosome 10, whole genome shotgun sequence genomic DNA includes:
- a CDS encoding hypothetical protein (HMMPfam hit to FH2, Formin Homology 2 Domain, score: 204.6, E(): 1.8e-58), coding for MASIFGKKHRTSASSAPHAGPGLAASVPYSQLASGPPPVAGPSGSRSDASRLVSAPSTNPTLTDDGTPGRVSRTPTSNTPTTPRRRTEGSERERHGEGSRRSNASYATDTGRSPSHEYQEMLWRATSESGHHTPIYEAMTSSKSSAFTSPHPARTPGTPSHEFGMRPHPYVAGYGKNPETSSIRSMSSVNSTYDPNNPMSDTGRYPKFETQTVPGANGKSTPTQSTTSLPLPSPLPNRSGEYARPPDHEIEFWYQQILQKTDLDPSRSYMSSPNPSLSRASVSSLGSNSAARSAANLPMDSKWTIVQQYWKSREQQQKHHEAPKALGRKTARGGKGSVEYFLSHALSRTLTPAILFSLEISLRTETLDWIQNFMDHQGQAALVNCLTPLTYTEGSCPPPTDIDEGLMHCLSRSIGKHRIGCADALAKPLMIEKIIPFLTCPNINCRLWAAQILTVLCQVTDPATGDKPGLQIVYSAFAHMQKKVNENVTDLKAKVGRFNLWLSQLAEVLARQGLMGSNVRAHAQVKGLDVIEYCRTMVLLIVSLPTSNDRKTRSSIRNQLDLAVLPIIIQNLRQLHDPEINMQLDIYEENERNDRANMVDQERGTLLKSLKTPEQIIPLLLERTKGSQSSRYLIDILRHFLLIDSDGDEQARYFQLLDELISTIVMGSSPDLHYEFRDAFGKSIAHLFGKLVEHHRVDEAMAEVKELRVVNQRLLIEKQELDEEISAGNDGLVGKLKAQVADLEQRLNRSRVAMEAAVDEKKGMRRDNEQRMRELRLYLQMLYSIILAAGIDIADALESLGFRNAEEMESLLSELGGMEHDEKMWGAEKRKARQFALDKLQNKKVLDGKGSVDVESDGGVDDDGGEEDEAAQVMEAEKIALGGNARGQRKSVRKKPPKVVRPRELRALSQSQFEDAEGEQEQLNVDNRVKEGYDSVSPIRAHFHQSKRRGATPHQQRLGDGLAPPVGEKSVFRSIKKPPPFAPRFVPELSSRPINRSTSAPAQLVDLDLPQLGQDEEEEEGTDRMAKKRESLGAELLARGKGGRQGMGADEGESELSTVMEGEEGKLSSQRESVTEAPKGETTPLPHPPPPPPPPPPPPPPPPPPPPGAIGLTAPPPPPPPPPPPPPLTTLHHPSGPSGAHDLSGVLAGIKGGVSLKKTLGPSIPPPPPPPALPPPSIHTPARAPLGSVSSLLYGANDSRKDVGMIASKKMKQLQWEKVSKAQLGKTVWSKNEEARLEEEVAEKLKMFNVWDKIEDQFKAKEVMYDAIKKRKEQEIISVLAPDHRKRIEILMSGPFTKGFKEDPEGLANAIGDFNADLCVEAFLNELQSVLPSDDDRGKLLTHSADDPKEFSKLHIADRLMVRLIQLPHLNERVKGMLYRVRFPQNIELLEKSLTLLIEACDALMNAKQFQALLSIILTMGNYINGTNYAGGAFGFKITSINRLVDTKSGGGQNLLHFLESTVSTHFKSVEPFLAELEIPSAAARVNYSDLQSTSKQMLDDIYRISESLTTQFDTDKSSYTRQMNAFVSSAAERVRNVRDGIIAADMKLKEVQTFYGEGDGAGVGRGMQSQDFFGIFRTFTSSYKFCQAQNRARAEEQAALEDRARRRAERKAMGITPQPTGMSSVSSQGDFEDVITKLRTQGTPRIPRERPKRAAAPPASPLSESIDFSALLSGMGMDMDAGDGEGVAGEGGGAGGEGDYEALMAQRLLSTTFKSSFESLWGGTEVAEEKEESKGNVKEEEQGEKESENAEKGEEDEDEVRCSATGSLVEELDIT